A single region of the Gilliamella apis genome encodes:
- a CDS encoding EmmdR/YeeO family multidrug/toxin efflux MATE transporter, whose translation MDFQLVSRLKNLQLYKKRRSNNVLFWREIYPLAMPILIENLSVILMGIFSTFLVSWIGKAEMAAVGLAESFNMIVMSFFMAVALGTSVVVAFSLGRHNRKKAVVAARQSITLLVIISILLFLFVEFSGYWIVEIIAGKADPEVKELTLTFLRLTVLGYPALAFILVGCGALRGAGNTKLPMYLNIIMNILNLTISYVLIYGAFGWQGLGFIGAGIGLTISRYCGMFFILLVLTIKPSRALFIPLRSYFHSFNGKILIDILSIGIPASVESVMFNIGKLLTQTFVAGMGTSTIAANFIAFSIAGLLNLPGGTLGATSTIIVGKRIGMGQIYQPTRQLKFIFHLTSLLLCFLAFLSIPFAGLLSSLYTNDKEVIEISKHLLWFNALFTPFWASSFVLPYGFKGAKDASYTMWVAIASMWMCRIVVGYIFGVYFGFGVIGVWFGMFLDWIIRSIFFYYRLISGKWLWRHQKIS comes from the coding sequence TTGGATTTTCAACTTGTTAGTCGATTAAAGAATCTTCAACTTTATAAAAAACGACGTTCAAATAATGTGCTGTTCTGGCGCGAAATTTACCCTTTAGCTATGCCAATTTTGATTGAGAATTTGTCAGTCATTTTGATGGGGATTTTTAGTACATTTTTAGTGAGTTGGATTGGTAAGGCCGAGATGGCTGCCGTCGGTCTTGCGGAAAGCTTTAATATGATTGTCATGTCCTTCTTTATGGCAGTTGCACTAGGGACATCTGTGGTGGTGGCGTTTAGCTTAGGACGACATAATCGTAAAAAAGCGGTGGTCGCAGCAAGGCAATCCATTACGTTATTAGTAATAATTTCGATTTTACTGTTTTTGTTTGTCGAGTTCTCTGGTTATTGGATTGTCGAAATTATTGCAGGTAAAGCCGATCCTGAAGTGAAGGAATTAACGCTTACTTTTCTAAGATTAACCGTTTTAGGCTACCCTGCGCTTGCTTTTATTTTAGTTGGTTGTGGTGCATTACGTGGTGCTGGCAATACCAAATTACCAATGTACTTAAACATTATCATGAACATTCTAAACTTGACGATCAGTTATGTGCTAATCTACGGCGCTTTTGGTTGGCAAGGATTAGGTTTTATTGGCGCAGGTATCGGCTTAACAATTTCACGCTATTGCGGCATGTTCTTTATTTTATTAGTCTTAACCATAAAACCAAGTCGGGCGTTATTTATTCCCCTCCGTAGTTATTTTCATTCATTTAATGGCAAAATTTTAATTGATATTTTAAGTATTGGAATTCCTGCTAGTGTGGAATCGGTAATGTTTAATATCGGAAAATTGCTTACGCAAACCTTTGTCGCAGGTATGGGCACCTCAACTATAGCTGCTAATTTTATTGCGTTTTCAATTGCCGGATTGCTTAATTTACCAGGTGGAACACTTGGTGCAACATCAACAATTATTGTAGGTAAACGTATTGGTATGGGACAAATTTATCAACCAACACGGCAACTTAAATTTATTTTTCATCTAACCAGTTTATTACTCTGTTTTTTAGCCTTTTTATCGATCCCATTCGCAGGATTATTAAGCTCGCTTTACACTAATGATAAAGAAGTTATAGAAATCTCCAAACATTTACTTTGGTTTAATGCCTTATTTACCCCTTTTTGGGCTTCATCCTTTGTTTTACCATATGGTTTTAAAGGTGCGAAAGATGCAAGTTATACCATGTGGGTCGCTATTGCTAGTATGTGGATGTGTCGGATTGTTGTGGGTTATATTTTTGGCGTCTATTTTGGATTTGGAGTTATTGGCGTTTGGTTCGGTATGTTTTTAGATTGGATTATTAGAAGTATTTTCTTTTATTATCGACTTATTAGTGGTAAATGGCTATGGCGTCATCAAAAAATCAGCTAG
- a CDS encoding OmpW/AlkL family protein encodes MKVTSIAMLVTFGLASSAAFAHSADQIIIRGGPVYVHPQDKSDHVKVGGAKSDLKAKANNDTQLGLNFQYMVTDNFGIELLGATPFSHQVKLGGGNSTGLAGAKLGKIKHLPPTLSAIWYPLDGNYELQPYVGLGVNYTFFFDEKLSGEAKKAGFHGLDLDSSWGWAAQVGADYTFNDNWLVNAQVRYIDIETKATTHLGNTKVTAKYKLDPWVMMLGVGYKF; translated from the coding sequence ATGAAGGTAACGTCAATAGCTATGCTAGTCACATTTGGATTAGCCAGTTCAGCAGCTTTCGCTCATAGTGCTGATCAAATCATTATTCGTGGCGGTCCAGTCTATGTTCATCCACAAGATAAAAGTGATCATGTTAAAGTTGGTGGAGCAAAAAGCGATCTTAAAGCCAAAGCTAATAATGACACGCAACTTGGGCTAAACTTTCAATATATGGTTACTGATAATTTCGGTATTGAATTATTAGGCGCAACACCATTTAGTCATCAAGTTAAACTAGGCGGAGGTAATTCTACCGGATTGGCTGGCGCAAAATTAGGTAAAATTAAACATTTACCACCGACATTAAGTGCAATTTGGTATCCACTTGATGGTAATTATGAACTCCAACCTTATGTAGGACTCGGTGTCAATTACACTTTCTTCTTTGATGAAAAACTCAGTGGCGAAGCCAAAAAAGCAGGTTTTCATGGTCTAGATTTGGATAGTTCTTGGGGTTGGGCTGCTCAAGTCGGTGCCGATTATACTTTTAACGATAATTGGCTAGTCAATGCTCAAGTCCGTTATATTGATATTGAAACTAAAGCCACTACTCATCTGGGCAATACTAAAGTAACTGCAAAGTATAAACTTGATCCTTGGGTGATGATGCTTGGTGTTGGTTATAAATTTTAA
- a CDS encoding glycoside-pentoside-hexuronide (GPH):cation symporter translates to MDNNKKLSVMEKIGFGMGDAACGIVYSSVTMFLTYFYTDIYGLSAAAVGIMFLATRIFDAIIDPITGMVADRTKTRWGRFRPWLIWFAIPYAVLAVMTYTTPDFGYSGKLLYAYITYALLMLCYTFINIPYCALGGVIARDEKDRLSAQSYRFTISSASGLMVSIGTLFLVDWLGKENKQLGFQLTMAIMGVIAIGMLVFCFATTKERVVPIEDKNVSVKKDLKCLLGNDQWCIVALITFFSSMAGVMRSSATLYYATYLMMGGVSSAAGTAMKSAFVSTSVVGTILGAMAAGYFAKRFTAIQLFKNINLTLFVIGVVMFFVPPVWLAVIFPLYFLIGFFHSMYQPFKWNMMANAADYGEWKFGRRATGLSFSGNLFALKLGMAIAGALVGISLGLLGYQAGVNEQTPLATMGIIGLLTIGPAFSYLLLWWLMRFYKLDDKMMEKIQSDLLARQQNKDSDD, encoded by the coding sequence ATGGATAATAATAAAAAATTATCAGTCATGGAAAAAATCGGCTTTGGGATGGGCGATGCAGCCTGTGGTATTGTCTATTCCTCAGTGACGATGTTTTTGACCTATTTTTATACTGATATTTATGGCCTTTCTGCTGCTGCGGTTGGCATAATGTTCCTCGCTACACGAATTTTCGATGCTATTATCGATCCGATTACAGGTATGGTCGCTGATCGTACTAAAACAAGATGGGGACGATTTAGACCATGGTTAATTTGGTTTGCTATTCCTTATGCTGTACTAGCTGTTATGACTTATACAACACCAGATTTTGGTTATTCAGGTAAACTTTTATATGCATACATTACCTATGCATTATTAATGCTTTGTTATACATTTATTAATATCCCTTATTGTGCTCTAGGTGGTGTTATTGCTCGTGATGAGAAAGATCGTTTATCTGCTCAATCCTATCGGTTTACTATTTCATCGGCATCAGGGCTTATGGTATCAATCGGTACATTATTCTTAGTCGATTGGTTAGGAAAAGAAAATAAGCAACTCGGATTTCAGTTAACCATGGCGATAATGGGCGTTATTGCAATTGGTATGTTAGTATTCTGTTTTGCAACCACTAAAGAAAGAGTGGTACCAATTGAAGATAAAAATGTCAGTGTTAAAAAAGATTTAAAATGCTTATTAGGCAATGATCAGTGGTGTATTGTGGCTCTTATTACCTTCTTTTCAAGTATGGCTGGCGTTATGCGTAGTTCAGCAACGCTTTACTATGCAACTTACTTGATGATGGGTGGCGTTAGCTCAGCAGCGGGTACTGCGATGAAATCAGCCTTTGTGTCAACATCCGTGGTTGGTACTATATTAGGCGCGATGGCTGCTGGTTATTTTGCTAAACGTTTTACTGCTATTCAACTCTTTAAAAATATTAATTTAACGTTGTTTGTTATTGGTGTGGTGATGTTTTTTGTTCCACCTGTGTGGTTAGCGGTTATTTTCCCACTCTATTTTTTAATTGGCTTTTTCCATTCCATGTATCAACCATTCAAATGGAATATGATGGCCAATGCTGCTGATTACGGTGAATGGAAATTTGGACGCCGAGCAACTGGTCTATCTTTCTCAGGTAATTTATTTGCCTTAAAACTTGGCATGGCAATCGCGGGGGCTTTAGTCGGAATTAGTTTAGGTTTATTAGGTTATCAAGCTGGTGTAAATGAACAAACACCATTAGCCACAATGGGCATTATTGGTCTTTTAACTATTGGACCAGCATTTTCATATTTATTACTTTGGTGGTTAATGCGTTTTTATAAATTAGATGACAAAATGATGGAAAAAATTCAAAGTGATTTACTTGCTAGACAACAAAATAAAGATAGTGATGACTAA
- a CDS encoding glycoside hydrolase family 43 protein: MSLDYYQNPIICGDYSDPDIVKVNDDFFMVSSSFNHMPALPILHSKDLVNWQIINHVFDALDLPGYDAVQPGKGVWAPSIRYHDEKLWVFFSTPDEGIFMSYTTDPWGEWSKPHCLQPALGWIDPCPFWDDDGRAWLVHAFAQSRCGVKHKLQLFEMANDGSKLIGEGQIIYDGTADLPTLEGPKLYKRNGWYYIFAPAGGVENGWQSVLRSRDLTGPWTARNVLFQGNTTINGPHQGGWVELDNNECWFVHFQDAHLYGRIVHLQPMYWGDDDWPRIGESINNDSTGQPVLSYKKPTVSHHSEEYRIQTSDDFQHGKFGLQWQWQANPNPDWLIASDQGLTLSCYPLPIRHQQQTLYFAANLLLQKFSAWQFTAQTQLRMNAKQTGDLGGLIVYGERYAAIMIGYDNGQYKLYYRYGWMKDSGQVDEYQQIITQLSSENCQLKVEVGLNGICQFYYKDHETDWISIEPSFASGKGKWVGAKVGIFAATEADNTIGYCHFDYFKIS; this comes from the coding sequence ATGAGTTTAGATTATTACCAAAATCCTATTATCTGCGGTGATTATTCAGATCCCGATATTGTCAAAGTAAATGATGATTTCTTTATGGTTTCATCTAGCTTTAACCATATGCCAGCATTACCGATTCTACACTCAAAAGACTTGGTAAATTGGCAAATTATCAATCATGTTTTTGATGCACTTGACTTACCCGGTTATGATGCAGTCCAACCTGGTAAAGGAGTTTGGGCGCCATCGATTCGCTATCATGATGAAAAACTTTGGGTGTTTTTTAGTACCCCTGATGAAGGTATTTTTATGTCTTATACCACTGATCCATGGGGCGAATGGAGCAAACCACACTGCTTACAACCAGCACTAGGTTGGATTGATCCTTGTCCATTTTGGGATGATGATGGTCGAGCATGGTTGGTGCATGCCTTTGCGCAAAGTCGTTGTGGTGTAAAACATAAATTGCAGCTGTTTGAAATGGCCAACGATGGGTCAAAATTAATCGGCGAAGGTCAAATTATTTATGATGGTACCGCTGATTTACCGACACTTGAAGGACCAAAACTTTATAAGCGCAATGGTTGGTATTACATTTTTGCACCTGCTGGTGGTGTTGAAAATGGTTGGCAATCTGTGTTACGAAGCCGAGATTTAACTGGCCCTTGGACTGCACGCAATGTGCTATTTCAAGGCAATACGACAATCAATGGCCCTCATCAAGGAGGATGGGTCGAATTGGACAACAATGAGTGCTGGTTTGTGCATTTTCAAGATGCCCATTTATATGGTCGTATTGTTCATTTACAGCCAATGTATTGGGGTGATGATGATTGGCCTCGCATTGGTGAGAGTATCAATAATGACTCTACAGGACAACCTGTATTATCATATAAAAAACCAACTGTGTCCCATCACTCAGAAGAGTATAGAATACAAACAAGTGACGATTTCCAGCATGGTAAATTTGGTTTACAGTGGCAATGGCAGGCTAATCCTAATCCAGATTGGCTAATAGCAAGTGATCAAGGATTAACCTTAAGTTGTTATCCATTACCTATTCGTCATCAACAACAAACACTCTATTTTGCAGCAAACTTATTACTGCAAAAATTTTCAGCATGGCAATTTACGGCGCAAACTCAACTTAGAATGAATGCTAAACAGACAGGTGATTTGGGTGGTTTAATCGTTTATGGTGAACGTTATGCAGCAATTATGATCGGTTATGATAATGGACAGTATAAGCTTTATTATCGATATGGCTGGATGAAAGATTCAGGTCAAGTTGACGAATATCAACAAATTATCACTCAATTATCTTCTGAGAATTGTCAACTTAAAGTAGAAGTGGGATTGAATGGTATCTGTCAATTTTACTATAAAGATCATGAGACAGACTGGATTTCAATTGAACCTAGCTTCGCTTCAGGAAAAGGTAAATGGGTGGGAGCTAAAGTAGGAATTTTTGCCGCAACAGAAGCAGATAATACTATTGGCTATTGCCATTTTGATTACTTCAAGATTAGTTAA